Genomic window (Bacteroidales bacterium):
TTCGGTATTGTACATCCTTTTCATGTTTTACGTTGTCAAACCATTGATGTACCGAATCGGAAATGTTTACGGCAGTCGCGAAGCCATGGTGAAACCGATTGTAGCCCTTGTTTTCCTGCTTATATTACTCTCCTCTCTTGTAACCGAAGCTATTGGAATTCATGCCTTATTCGGCGCCTTCATGGCCGGAGTTGTTATGCCTGAAAATATCAACTTCAAACGGGTATTTACTGAAAAAATAGAGGACATCTCTCTTGTTATCCTGCTGCCGTTGTTTTTTGTTTCCACCGGATTACGTACACAGATAGGGCTGATCAATAACAGTACCATGTGGATGATTTGCGGTTTCATAACTCTCATCGCAATTTTAGGTAAATTTGGCGGCACATTGCTTGGTGCCAGGTATGTAAAGCTCAGCTGGCGCGATTCAATATCCCTGAGCGTGCTGATGAACACGAAAGGCCTGATGGAGCTTATTGTGCTGAATATCGGGTATGACCTGGGTATTCTCGGCCCTGATATCTTCACCATGCTCATCATCATGGCACTTATCACAACGGTACTCACCGGTCCGGGTTTGAATCTGGTTGAGCTTTTCCACCCGAAAAAGGAAAAACTCGTTTCAACTGGTCACATTTACCGCATCATGCTTTCGTTTGCCAATCCCAAAATGGGAAGTACCCTGCTGAACCTGGCATACCTTTTTGCCGGAAAAGTGGCAAAAGACACTGTTTTCACAGCCCTGCACATATCTCCAAGGAGCGATATTTCTCCTGATGAGGCAAGAATTTTTGAAAGGGAAAGTTTTATCCCGGTGAGGCAGGTATCTGAAAAATATGATCTCACACTGAATACGATCTACTTAAATTCAAGCGAAATCCATGGCGAAATTCTGAGGACCTGCCGCTATGAGAAGCCTGATTTTCTGATTATGGGAAGTGCCCGGTCGGTATTCAGCACTGACATCCTCGGCGGTATTCTGAAAAGAATTATTCATGATGCGCCATGTGATGTACTGATTTTCAATGAGCGCAATTTCACTGAAATCAAGTCGGTTCTTATCGTGTATTTCGGTAACGGCGATGAATTCATTTTTAAGTATGCCGCTTTGCTGAATCATAACAGTGACCGGAAGTTTTACGCCTATCACCGCGGACTTGAAAACAAGGATTCAGCCAATGGTTTTAATGATTCAGGGATACCCATGGTTCCTGTAACAGGCAGTTTACTGCAGCCGGCTTTTCTGAGATCGGTTGATCTTGTAATTGTTTCGGAACATAACTGGAAATCACTTGAGGATAAGCACAATTTACCCCTGAATCAGTTTCCTTCGTTACTTATCATTCATAAATCAGAGCAGGAAAACCGGATATTATAAATTTACGAGTTACGATTTACGATTTCAAATCTCAAGCCCAATCGTACATCGTAAATCTAAATTCGTCAATTCAATTAATCCTAAATCGTAAATCCCAAATCATAAATTTCCTAATCCACTTCTTTAAAAGTATCTCCCTTACTGATATCGCCGGTTTTAAAGCCTCTCATGAACCAGTATTTTCGCTGTTCAGAAGTGCCGTGTGTGAACGCATCGGGAACCACATAACCCTGCGATTGCATTTGGATGCGGTCGTCGCCCACAGCAGCAGCCGCGTTTATGGCTTCATCAATATCCCCTTCTTCAAGAATGTTTTTCGTGCGCTGGGCATGATAAGCCCAGACACCAGCCAGAAAATCAGCCTGAAGTTCAAGTTTCACTGAGTATTTATTATATTCCGATTCACTAACCTGGCCGCGCATTTCATTCATTTTATCTGTAATTCCAAGGAGTTTCTGAACATGATGTCCTACTTCATGGGCAATAATATAGGCCATGGCAAAATCTCCCTTTGCCGATAGTTTGTCCTGCAACTCCTGCAGAAAGGAAAGATCGATATACAGTTTTTCATCGCCGGGACAATAGAACGGGCCTGTTGCCGCTGAAGAAAAGCCGCAGCCCGATTGAGTAGAACCGCTGAAAAGAACAAGAGTCGGTTCGCGGTAAGATTGACCGTTTTTTGCAAACAGTTCATGCCATACATCTTCGGTATCCTTTAGCACTACCGAAGAAAAATCGGCAAGTTCCTGTTCAGCCTGAATAACTGTGGAATCGGCTGTTCCCTGTTCGGTGCCGGATTGAAGATTATTCAGTAACTGGGAAGGATTTCCTCCAAGAAGCCAAACGATAACAACAATTACAAGGGTACCGACGGTACCGCCGGCAGCAATTCTGCCACCGCTCATTCCGCGGCGGTCCTCGATATTGCCACTGCCTTCACGTCCTTTCCAGCGCATAGTTTGGATTTTTACAGATTAAGGTAAACTTCGAAATTCATAAATCAGTGTTCCTTGTTCGATATTATGAATGTGCAGTGATATGAAAGTGGGATCTGCCAGGATCGAACTGGCGACCTCATGCCTGTCAAGCATGCGCTCTGAACCAACTGAGCTAAGACCCCGGTGCTCTAAACCCTGCCTGCCGGCAGGCAGGCAACTGAGCTAAATGCCCCTTCCACAAAAATAACACATTATTTTCAAAATCAAATTAACATACTCAAGTGAATACTTTAAGTGCAAATCACGTATACAGAAATAAAGCCAACGAAAATGAAAAAAGTTACGATTATACTTATTTCCGTTTTTGCCTTTATCCTTTTCTCAGGCTCAGCATGGGTTAAGCTAACCCTTGTAAGGCCTTCAGACCTTGTATTGCCCGAAAACCTGAAATCAATTGCCCTTATCGACCGGACTTTACAGGATGAAACCAACCAGAATAAGATTGAACAGGTTATAACCGGTGAAGCCTTTCATCAGGATGACCAGGCGGTTGCCCGCATTGCAGAAGGTTTTATAGAAGCCTGTTCTGGAACAAAAAGATTTGAAACCGTGAGAACTTCAGAAAGATATAAATCGAACGGTACAAAAAATACGTTTCCTGCCCCGCTTGACTGGGAAACTGTTACGGAAATCTGTAACCGCCACAAAACCGATATCCTGCTTTCAATAGAAATTTTCGATACTGATTTTTTGCTTACGAACAATCCTGTAAAGCTGGATACGAAGACCGAGAACGGCCAGGTTTCAACAAGGGTTGAATTCAGGGCCAACGGCATAGCCGTTATAAATCTTGGAATCCGGCTATATGATGCGGTGAACCATGTAATCATCGATGAATTCCAGACGACGCACCGACTGAACTTTGATGCACAGGCACCAACTTTGCAGGGCGCACTTAATTCACTGCTCGACAAAACCGAAGCTATAAACCGGGCCAGCTATGATGCCGGGTTTATTTACGGCCAACGCATCACTCCAACCTATTACCAGGTAACCCGGTATTTCTTTGATAAGCCTAAAAAGGAGCTGGGAACGGGTGTAAGGTACTCCGAAGTCGCACAATGGGATAAAGCCATTGATTCATGGATGAAGACTGTAAATAACGGCGACAGGAAAGACGCCGGCAGGGCCGCTTTCAATATTGCTGTTGCCTATGAAGTCCTGGGTGATCTTGAAAAGGCAAAGGAATGGGCATCACGTTCCTATACAGAATTTGAGGAAAAAGACGCGAACAATTACTATAATGCGCTTACAGACAGGATAAGGGATGAGGCGAGGGTAAGTAATCAGTAATTGGTGATTCGTCATTGCGAGGAGCTTGATCAATCATTGATTGTAGTTAATATTTATAGCGACGAAGCAATCTGCCAGCACATGCACACCTTCTAAAAGCATCTATCTGTTGTTTGTCTTTGCATCGTTCTGCCTGTTCATGCAGATTGCTTCGTCGACTTACAATCAGACTATAATCACTAATTATTCAAGCTCCTCGCAATGACGCGCTTCTGCCCAGCATCCAGCCTCAAATCTCCCTCTCTCCTCTCTCTACCTTCAGAAATATCTGAGAAAGCAGGGCCATTAGTTTGGAAAAGGTTGACATAGCGATTTCGGTTTCGCGGCTTACCTGTTGTTTTTTTAGGCGCAGAAGTAGCAGGCCGTAAAGCGCATTCAGGCAGGTTTCAATATCACCGGCATTCGGATCGGCACTTTTTTTCCTGAATTCATCAAGATACACCTGAGCATTCCGGTATAATTGCTGGTAATCATCCTGCCCTTCGAGATTAATGAGCCTGATATGCAGGTCGGTAATTTCGTCCATCAGTGTTTTCAGGAAACTCAGATGACCTCTTTCACGGATCCCTTCCTGGTACATCATCAGGATAAGGTTTGCATACCAGTCGCGTACATCATCCCGGATTTTTTCCGAGTTAGGGTACTGTGAAATCAAATTTTCTTCAATATCGTCAATATTAAACCGGTATGCACGGATCAGGTCTTCCACCTGCCACATATACAGTATATATTCTGCAATATTGGTTTTTCTCTTTTCCTGGGCTATCAGCATAATCTTAGGTTAGGACATTGGCAACACGGTTGCTATTGATCAAAAATATTATCAAGTAATCGGCGATCCTTTTTGGTTGGTCTGCCACTGCCTTTATCCCGCCTGAAAAAGCTGCTTTCACTGATTTTAAGCTTTTCAAGTTCTTCAGGTGATGTAAGGTCTTCCAAAAACTCCCTTACCCGCTGGGCAGGAAGCCTGTTATTGCTCACCGCTATAACACGGACAGTATAAACCACAGGAAGCTTCCGGATAAATATCGTTTCACCCGGTTTCACATCATGCGATGGTTTTACCTCATTGCCGTTAATTATGATCCTTCCTTTTCTGCAGGCATCCGTGGCAAGGGTACGCGTTTTAAAAATGCGCATGGCCCATAGCCATTTATCAATCCTGATTTTATCTTCCGATGACATTGTGAATTTCTGGTATAAGCAAAGATAGATAATTGGTAAAAAAAAAGACCGTCAAACGACGGTCTTTTCACATTAAACAAAACTACTAACTAAACCAACTTGGGCAAAATCATCTATTTTTTCTTTCTGTCATCTATTGTTTTTTGTTTTCTGATTTCTGTATGATGATACGCACCCCTTACAGAGAAGTTGGCGGATTTCTGTGAACCGGGAAGATGTGTTGATGAATGATTTCAATTTTTCCATTAACGAAAAAAACAAGGACTTGCCTTGTTTCTTACCATGTAAATTCTTTGCGGACTTCCGCAAGCCGGATGAGGTTTTCATAATCCTCCTCCACCGCCGTTCCGACAACCACTCCATCGGCGCCCGCAGCGTAAAGCTTTTGCACATCATGCCTGCTTCGGATTCCGCCACCTACCCATAACGGTATGCTAATATTCCTTTTAACTTCTGTTATCACTTCCGGCGACACCATTTCTTTTGCACCACTTCCGGCTTCAAGATAAATGAGTTTCATTCCAAGCTGCTCACCGGCGATTGCCGTGGCCGTGATAATGTCGGATTTTTGAGCCGGAATGGGAATTGTATTGCTCATATAAGCCACAGACGTTCGGATATCCGCGCCAATAAGGATATATCCTGTTGGAATGATTTCCATGCCCGACTTTTTCAGGAACCGGGAAGCCATGACATGATTTCCGATCAGCAATTCAGGATTTCTGCCTGAAATCAAAGACAATAGTAATATACCGTCAGCTTTATCGCTTAGCTGCATTAGGTTTCCGGGGAAAAGCAATACCGGAATATTGCTATGGGCTTTAAGTTCGGTGATAAAATCAGTTACAGGGAGTGAAGTAAGACTTCCTCCTACAAGAATGAGATCAACCATTGATTTTTCTGCAACTGCCAGTGTTTTATCCAGGGAGGCAACCGGTTGTTTTTCGGGATCGATCAAAAGGGAAATTGTTTTCCGGCCGGGTGTTGAAACGGTATTGTAGATCACGGATTTAATTGTATTGATATGCTATTTACACGTCCAGACAACAACATAATTACCCAGTGAAAAATAATTCATTTTAAAAAGTTCATTCCTTGAACGGTTTCTGACCCACCCGTTCAGTTCACCTTTTTCAGCAGGGATAAAAGGTTCAATTGTCAGCGTTTCCTTGAAATTAATATCCTGCTTGTCACAGATCTTATAAAGGGCTTCCTTCGCACACCAGTGAATGTATAAATGGTATTTGCGCTGTTCCTCATCCGTAGTAATCTGTTCCTGGCTGTTGATGAACCGGTCGGATATATTGCCAATCCGGTGCGACATATACTCAAGGTCTATTCCCACTCTTTTCTGCCTGCTTAGCATGATTGAAGTAAGGTCCCGCGAATGGGATATGCTGATCAGGTAGTTTTCTTCTTTTATAAACGGCTTTCTGTTGCGATTATAAAATATGGACAGTTCACGCTGAGTCATTGCATTTAAAAGTACCCTGACGCTCAACCACTCGATTTTACGTGGAAGATGGGTGAATTTTTCAAGGGTTTCAAGCTCTTCGCGGTTAAGTTTAACACTTGAACGCAGCGCATTATAATCTTCGGTAATTTTCCAGATGCCCAACTGGCAGCCGCATTCAAATTGCTCATTCAGTATAATTGCCATGGACCAATGAATAAATTCGGTTAATTCCAGGTTATTGTCTCAATGAGATGCTGCACATCTGCCGAAAAAAATTGAATAACCGGCGCAAGTGAATCTTTATTGGGTATCACATTAAAATACAATGCACCACTTAAAAAGTTGCGTGTGCTGTCGGTAACAAAAAAGCTGAGTGACGAGGCCGTGTTACCTCTGATATCATAAAGAATGCCGTTTACCTTACGATCGGGGTAATAAAAAGGCTTTTCAATAATATCATCCGCCTTGATACTATGTTTATAAGCCAGCGTATGAATGTCTTCAACGAAACTGCCCAGGTTGTTGCTTAAGGTTTTATAGGTAATATGCAGAACACCTTTATATCCGGGGAACTCTATATTGATCCAGCATGGTTCGGCCATCCTGCCTTCAAAAGGGACCACTTTTGAATACACCGGAACTTCAAAGCTGTAAGGGCAACCTTCGGAATGGTACTGCACATATTTTTTTTCGGGAAAGTCGATCCTGAAATAACTCCGTGGTTTTGGCGTATAATTTTTGTGGCAACTGGTTAAACACACTGAAAAAAAGGCAAGGGTGCATGCAAGACAAACCCTGAAAAAGAATGATTGAAATTTATTCATAGTGCCTCTCGTGTTATTCCAGGGTGACCTGAATTTGTTTAATTCTCCGCTGATCGACCGATTTCACGGTGAAAGTAAATCCTTTTATTTTAAAAGCCTCGTTTTTCCTTGGAAGTTCTCCTTTTAATTCAAGGATCATCCCGGCCAGGGTATCAGCTTCTCCTTTAATTGACTCAAAATCTTCCTCATAAAGGTTAAAAATTTTAAAAAAATCGTTTAACAGGGCTTTCCCTTCAAAAAGGTAATTTTTATCGTCAAGTTTTACGTAAGGTGGAGGTTCTTCAAGATCAGATTCATCGCTGATCTCGCCCACAATTTCTTCAAGTATGTCCTCAAGTGTAATAATTCCAAGTGTTCCGCCGTATTCATCAATCACAACGGCCATATGAATTTTGGAAGTCTGGAATTCCTTAAGCAGGTCATTGATCCTCTTGGCTTCAGGAATATAATAAGCCGGCCGGAGGAGCGATTGCCAGTTGAATGAATCCGGTTTATCAAGATATGGCAGCAGGTCTTTTATGTAAAGAATACCCCTGATGTTGTCAAAGTCGTCGCTGTAGACAGGTATTCTTGAATAGCCCGAATCCACAATCACACCAATAAGCTTTTTGAATCGTGTGCGTATTGAAACCCCAACAATATCAATTCGCGGCGTCATAATGGCGCTTGCATTGAGGTTGCCGAATTTTACGATGCCTTCCAGAATCTTTTTATCATCACTCAGGCTATGCTGAGTGAGATCAAGTGCTTCGGAAAGGTCATCCATTGAAATATTCTTTTTATGCTGGCCTGAAATTTTCTGGAGCCAACCCGTTGAATTGACAAGCAGGTAATTCAGCGGCCTCAGTAATTTCTCGGTTGTCTCAAGCGGCTTTGCCATAAAGGCTGCTACCTTTCCTGAATAACGAATTGCATATATCTTGGGCAAAATATCGCCGAAAAACACGATCAGCAAGGTAATTACTATGACTTCAACAATAAACCCGAGAACTTCGGAATGTGAAAAATCAAAGAGTGAACTGCTTACATATGCTGAAATGATAATAATTCCAATATTCAGAAGATTATTCGATACAAGAACGGTCGCCAGCAATTTGTCGGGAATGCCCAAAAGGCGGTTAATTGATTGGTCATTTGATGATTTGGAATTACGGAATTTTTCAATTTCTGAAGGGGAAAGCGAAAAGAAAGCCGCCTCGGCTCCGGAAACAAGAGCCGAAAGGATGAGCAATACCAGGATGGCAAAAATAGCAAACAGCAAATTGAGAGTAAACGGGTGTACCGTAACTTGAAATACCATGCCGGCAGCCTGGTAATAGGGTTCTTCGTCCAATTCAGTAAAAATAAGATTAAACACAGGAAATGCTAAAAAGGCAAATCATTGTTTATATCAGGTTCGTCAACCTGCATTTTATCGGGTGCAGGCTGGTCACCATGTGAAAGAGCCTGGGGCGACTGGCCCTGTTCGTCACTTCTTTTACCCAGAAGTTGCATGACATCCGCAACTATTTCGGTAGTATAGCGTTTGTTTTTATCTTTATCATCCCAGGAGCGGGTTCTCAGTTTCCCTTCAATATAAATCTGGCTACCCTTTTTTACATATTTCTCAGCCACTTCAGCCAGTCCTCTCCATAGCACTACATTATGCCATTCGGTCGTTGTAACCCGTTCGCCGCTTTTGTTCTTGTAAACATCACTTGTCGCCATTCTGATGGTGCAGACAGGTGTATTATTATCAAGGTAACGAACCTCAGGGTCCTGTCCGACGTGACCCACAAGAATTACTTTATTGACTGACATAGGTTGATAGTTTAAAATAGAAGGTAAAATTATAAAAAAAAACGGATACTGGATGCCCTGATCATCCTGACAGCGTCGAAGACCTGTCAGCGTTGATCAGGGCTTTCCAATGAATATTACCCATCAAAAAACGCTGACAGGTCCTCCGGACGCTATCAGGTTTTTTCCATCTCCTCCAAAAACCTCTCAATCACCTTGGGCACGGCGTATTCCTTAATATCATTAAGATTTACCCGTATGTATTCTCCACCATCAGGCTCCGGGAGTTTTCCGGAATCCGCTTTAAAGAAACTGCAAATCAGCGTCTGGTGGCTGAGTTTGTGATTGTATGTGACTACAGGCTCTTCAACCTGGCCTGCATGCCAGGTTAGTTTATCCCACGGTGATTTTTGGCGAAGTTCATCAAATGATACAGGTTCAGGTGTTTCAATCATGGGAAATTCATAAAGCGAATTCCAGATATCTTTTTCGTTTCGTTTTCTGATAAGGATATGGTCTTTATTTTTGATAACCAAATAATTAAAATATCTCATCCGGGTTGCCTGCCGGACTTTCTTCACAGGCAGTTCATGAACAAGATTCATTTCCCTTGCCATACAACCTTCCGCAAGCACGCAAGACAGGCAGTCGGGATTACGGGGCACGCAGACAAGCGCCCCGAATTCCATCATAGCCTGGTTATGGGTTGCCGGGTCCAGGGTGTTTAACAGTTCACCTGCCAGACTTTCAAAAAGTTTTTTTCCTGCCGTAGATGTTATGGGCTCTGATACGGCATATATACGGCTGATTACGCGGTATACATTTCCGTCGACAACGGCAACCGGTTCATTGAAAGCCATTGAGGCAATGGCTGCAGCAGTGTATTTGCCGATTCCTTTTAATTTAATAAGCGAATCATAGGTTGAGGGAAACCGACCATCAAACTCCTTAACAATCTGTTTTGCAGTTAAGTGCATGTTACGAGCCCTGGAATAATAGCCTAGACCCTGCCAAAGCTTCAATATCTCATCAAGAGGTGCATCAGCCATATCCTGTATATCAGGATATTTTCGGATAAAACGGCAATAGTATTGCAGGCCTTGATTGACCCGTGTTTGCTGCAAAATAATCTCTGATATCCAGATATGATAAGGGTTTTGCGATAAACGCCATGGAAGGTCCCTTTTATTATTATGGTACCATTTAATTAATAATGAGGACACATTCATGTTTTTTTTTCCTGAAATCGATATAAAGAATGTCAAAATTAATGGTTTAGTGTTTTATTTATCGAAGGAAATGCTTTATATTTGCATCTCGAAAAAATGTAAACTTCTAATTAATTGATAATTAAAGTATTTTAACAATGACGAAAGCGGATATTGTAAACGAAATCTCTAAAAACACCGGGATTGAGAAAATAACTGTTCAGAAGACAGTTGAAGCTTTTATGGAAGCTGTAAAGGACTCGCTGGTTGTGAGTAAGAATGTCTACCTCAGGGGATTTGGTAGCTTTATAATTAAGAAAAGGGCTAAGAAAACAGCTAGGAATATATCAAAAAATACAACTCTGATCATTCCTGCTCATAATATCCCTTCGTTCAAGCCTGCAAAAACCTTTGTAAATAAGGTAAAAGCTAACGTAAAGTAATTTTCTCTAAATAATAACAACATGCCAAGCGGAAAAAAGCGTAAGAGACATAAAATGGCTACACACAAACGTAAAAAACGTTTGCGTAAGAACAGACATAAGAAGAAAAACAGGTAGTTCTGTAACTTATTCATAATGACCTGAAATAAACCTAAAGTTGACGTAGTTCACTTTAGGTTTATTATGTTTATTTATCTGCGTTCTTCAGGCTCTATAGTATCGGTAGACTTCATAATTTTGGAAATGTGAGCAAAGAATTGATTATTGATACATCTTCCAGCGATGTTAACATTGCTCTACTAGAGGATAAAAAATTAGTCGAATTAAATAAGGAAAAAAGCAATCCCAAGTTTGCCGTTGGTGATATCTATATTGGCAAAGTAAAGAAGTTGATGCCCGGTTTAAATGCGGCTTTTGTTGATGTTGGTTTTGAAAAGGATGCTTTTTTGCACTATCTTGATCTTGGTCCCCAGGTAAGAACACTGCACAAATTTCTTGAATCATCGCTCAACCGCCGCGGGAAAGCATTTTCATTTCAGAAATTTAAAAGGGAAAAGGATATTGATAAAGAAGGAACTATTACGGATGTCCTCACGCAGGGACAACTTGTAATGGTGCAGATAGCTAAGGAACCCATCTCCACAAAAGGCCCGCGCCTTACATCCGAAATCTCAATTGCAGGCCGTAACCTGGTGTTAATGCCTTTCCATGATAAGGTTTCCGTATCGCAAAAGATCCAGTCGGCTGAAGAAAGAAACCGCCTTAAAACGCTTATTCAAAGCATCAGACCTCAGAATTACGGCATCATTGTACGTACAGTGGCTGAAGGCAAAAAGGTAAAGGATCTTGATACGGAGTTGAAGGGTCTTGTCCGTAAATGGGAAAATGCCTTTGATAATTTAAAAAACATAAAGCCGCCGTATCTTTTTATCGGCGAGATCAACCGCACAACTGCCATACTCCGTGATATCCTGAATGTATCATTCAACAGCATCACTGTGGATGATGAAATCATCTTCAGGGAAATAAAAGATTACATCAATACGATTGCCCCTGAAAAGGAGAAAATTGTAAAGCTCCACAAGGGCACTGTTCCCATTTTTGAGCATTTCGGTGTTGAAAAGCAGATCAAATCTGCATTCGGAAAAACGGTATCCTTCAAGAACGGTGCATACTTAATTATCGAGCATACCGAGGCACTCCATGTAATTGACGTCAACAGCGGCAACCGGTCGAAATCGGTGAACAACCAGGAAAGCAATGCCTTTGAAACTAACCTGGCTGCAGCTGAAGAAATTGCCCGGCAATTGAGGTTAAGAGATATGGGTGGCATTATTGTAATCGACTTCATCGACATGCAGTCGAGCGATCATCGCCAGAAGGTGAATGAAAAGATAAAGCAGTGCATGGAAAACGACCGTGCCAAGCACAGCATTCTGCCTCTGAGCAAATTCGGACTGATGCAGATAACCCGTCAACGGGTGCGGCCTGAAATGCATATCAGCACTACGGAAAAGTGTCCTACATGCAACGGTACCGGTGAAATTTCACCAAGCATCCTGTTTATTGATAAGATAGAAAACCATATCACCTCGATACTTGAAAAGCAGAAGCATAGTCTTCTTGTTCTTAAGCTTCATCCCTATGTGGCAGCCTACCTGACCAAAGGAATCATTCCGTTGAATCTCCGGTGGCGCTTTCATTTCGGCTGCCGTATAAAGATCATATCCATTTCATCCTACGATTTCCTTGAATACCATTTGTTTGATGGTAAGGGGGAGGAAGTGGCGATGTAAAAGCGTCATTGCGAGG
Coding sequences:
- the mutY gene encoding A/G-specific adenine glycosylase codes for the protein MTFFISISGKKNMNVSSLLIKWYHNNKRDLPWRLSQNPYHIWISEIILQQTRVNQGLQYYCRFIRKYPDIQDMADAPLDEILKLWQGLGYYSRARNMHLTAKQIVKEFDGRFPSTYDSLIKLKGIGKYTAAAIASMAFNEPVAVVDGNVYRVISRIYAVSEPITSTAGKKLFESLAGELLNTLDPATHNQAMMEFGALVCVPRNPDCLSCVLAEGCMAREMNLVHELPVKKVRQATRMRYFNYLVIKNKDHILIRKRNEKDIWNSLYEFPMIETPEPVSFDELRQKSPWDKLTWHAGQVEEPVVTYNHKLSHQTLICSFFKADSGKLPEPDGGEYIRVNLNDIKEYAVPKVIERFLEEMEKT
- a CDS encoding HU family DNA-binding protein, giving the protein MTKADIVNEISKNTGIEKITVQKTVEAFMEAVKDSLVVSKNVYLRGFGSFIIKKRAKKTARNISKNTTLIIPAHNIPSFKPAKTFVNKVKANVK
- a CDS encoding Rne/Rng family ribonuclease, which translates into the protein MSKELIIDTSSSDVNIALLEDKKLVELNKEKSNPKFAVGDIYIGKVKKLMPGLNAAFVDVGFEKDAFLHYLDLGPQVRTLHKFLESSLNRRGKAFSFQKFKREKDIDKEGTITDVLTQGQLVMVQIAKEPISTKGPRLTSEISIAGRNLVLMPFHDKVSVSQKIQSAEERNRLKTLIQSIRPQNYGIIVRTVAEGKKVKDLDTELKGLVRKWENAFDNLKNIKPPYLFIGEINRTTAILRDILNVSFNSITVDDEIIFREIKDYINTIAPEKEKIVKLHKGTVPIFEHFGVEKQIKSAFGKTVSFKNGAYLIIEHTEALHVIDVNSGNRSKSVNNQESNAFETNLAAAEEIARQLRLRDMGGIIVIDFIDMQSSDHRQKVNEKIKQCMENDRAKHSILPLSKFGLMQITRQRVRPEMHISTTEKCPTCNGTGEISPSILFIDKIENHITSILEKQKHSLLVLKLHPYVAAYLTKGIIPLNLRWRFHFGCRIKIISISSYDFLEYHLFDGKGEEVAM